In Prunus dulcis chromosome 2, ALMONDv2, whole genome shotgun sequence, a single genomic region encodes these proteins:
- the LOC117617617 gene encoding mitochondrial inner membrane protein OXA1-like, with protein sequence MACRRSVSTTVTFGTRRFHPAFSHILHDNNEDTKSHATNSSLPPPVIKRTLPRGSYNSTLGFCFGSRCRERTGSSLSWKMGLGSFHCRYMSTIIDDGSDKINDIGYFTEVITDKTVEVVTSQAPAASEVAAAAADSFFPVAALQYLIDGVHSFTGCNWWASIALTTILIRGATIPLLINQLRATTQLNLMRPHLEELKQQMQDMAMDPNVLQEGQKRMKALFKEYGVNPLSQLQPLFIQGPIFISFFLAVRNMAEKVPSFQSGGALWFTDLTTPDSLLILPVLTSLTFLITVECNMQEGLEGNPIAQTMKNYSRILAAISVPVMMSFPKALFCYWLTSNLFSLTYGLVIRLPEVKTFLGLPEIPMPPPAPSQPQSFLSSAIEQDTTVESGPPLPTKPSKVADRRISRTSILKQRLKSLENQIKERNKQKKM encoded by the exons ATGGCTTGTAGACGTAGTGTCTCCACCACAGTGACCTTTGGTACCAGACGTTTCCACCCTGCATTTAGTCACATTCTTCATGATAACAATGAGGATACTAAATCACATGCAACGAATTCAAGTTTGCCTCCACCTGTGATCAAGAGAACTTTGCCACGTGGCTCTTACAACTCGACacttggattttgttttggttctCGATGTAGAGAGAGGACAGGCTCATCATTGTCTTGGAAAATGGGGCTTGGCTCCTTTCATTGTAGGTATATGTCAACCATAATTGATGATGGGTCTGATAAGATTAATGACATTGGCTATTTTACCGAGGTTATTACGGATAAGACGGTGGAAGTGGTAACCTCCCAAGCCCCCGCTGCGAGTGAAGTGGCTGCTGCTGCAGCAGATTCTTTCTTCCCAGTTGCTGCCCTGCAGTATTTGATCGATGGCGTGCATTCTTTTACTGGATGTAATTG GTGGGCCTCAATAGCTTTAACAACTATTCTGATTCGAGGGGCCACAATTCCACTTCTCATTAATCAACTCAGGGCTACTACACAACTTAAT TTAATGAGGCCCCATTTAGAGGAGTTAAAACAACAGATGCAAGATATG GCAATGGATCCGAATGTTTTGCAAGAAGGTCAGAAACGAATGAAGGCATTGTTCAAGGA ATATGGAGTCAATCCACTTTCTCAATTGCAACCGCTATTCATTCAAGGTCCCATCTTCATCAGTTTTTTCTTAGCT GTTAGAAACATGGCTGAGAAGGTTCCTTCTTTTCAAAGTGGTGGAGCTCTTTGGTTTACTGATCTCACTACTCCAGATAGCTTGCTCATCCTTCCAGTTCTGACATCGTTGACATTCTTGATTACAGTAGAG TGCAACATGCAGGAGGGACTTGAAGGGAATCCCATTGCCCAAACTATGAAAAACTATTCTAGAATCCTTGCAGCCATTTCAGTTCCTGTAATGATGAGTTTCCCCAAG GCACTGTTCTGTTATTGGCTCACCTCCAACCTGTTCTCCCTTACATATGGATTAG TAATTAGGCTCCCAGAGGTGAAGACTTTCCTTGGTCTTCCAGAAATTCCTATGCCACCTCCTGCGCCATCACAACCTCAATCCTTTTTGTCTTCAGCAATAGAACAGGACACTACCGTTGAATCAGGACCTCCGTTACCCACCAAGCCATCAAAGGTTGCTGACAGAAGAATATCACGGACTTCAATTCTCAAGCAGAGACTTAAGAGTCTggaaaatcaaatcaaggaaagaaataaacaaaagaagatgTGA
- the LOC117619759 gene encoding beclin-1-like protein, with amino-acid sequence MGERGRGFQVDPNLPRYVCQNCRNSLCVVGADSYAEKFFNDFSRSGMQGSSMHGANSVLSTRMDNSFVVLPKQRPQAQGVPPRPRVGAAQTSQSGKAMDESFVVVYKSESSADGGGAQLPSPDGGPNGPLQPNNSGFHSTITLLKRAFEIATTQTQVEQPLCLECMRVVSDKLDKEVEDVNRDIKAYEACLKRLEGETRDVLSEADFLKEKLKIEEEERKLEAAIEEMEKQNAEVNNELKELELKSSRFKELEERYWHEFNNFQFQLISNQEERDAILSKIEVSQAHLELLKRTNVLNDAFPIWHDGEFGTINNFRLGRLPKIPVEWDEINAAWGQACLLLHTMCQYFRPRFQYRIKILPMGSYPRIMDNNNNTYELFGPVNLFWSTRYDKAMTLFLTCLKDFAEFANSKDQENNIPPEKCFKLPYKIENDKVESYSITQSFNKQENWTKALKYTLCNLKWALYWFVGNTNFQPLSAVSSHAEVPGVSSLYTRRGTDSKSEFRNSSNP; translated from the exons ATGGGAGAAAGGGGTCGGGGCTTTCAGGTGGATCCGAATTTGCCCAGATATGTCTGCCAGAACTGCCGCAACTCTCTCTGCGTCGTCGGCGCCGATTCCTATGCCGAAAAGTTCTTCAACGATTTCTCTCGCTCCG GCATGCAGGGCTCTTCAATGCATGGGGCAAACAGTGTGTTATCAACACGGATGGACAATTCTTTTGTTGTGTTACCAAAGCAAAGACCCCAGGCACAAGGAGTCCCTCCTCGTCCCCGTGTTGGAGCCGCCCAAACAAGCCAGTCTGGAAAGGCAATGGATGAGTCCTTTGTGGTTGTTTATAAATCTGAGTCATCAGCAGATGGTGGTGGGGCCCAGTTGCCGTCACCTGATGGAGGACCTAATGGTCCTTTGCAGCCTAACAATTCTGGGTTTCACTCTACTATAACTCTCCTGAAACGGGCATTTGAAATTGCCACCACCCAAACACAA GTTGAGCAACCTTTATGTCTTGAATGCATGAGGGTAGTGTCTGATAAACTTGACAAGGAGGTTGAAGATGTGAATAGGGACATTAAAGCCTATGAAGCCTGTCTTAAACGCTTGGAGGGAGAGACAAGGGATGTTCTTAGTGAGGCTGATTTTCTCAAGGAAAAACTAAAG attgaggaagaagagagaaaacttgAAGCAGCAATTGAAGAAATGGAGAAACAGAATGCGGAAGTAAATAATGAGCTGAAGGAACTTGAGTTAAAATCTAGCAGATTTAAGGAATTGGAGGAGCG GTACTGGCATGAGTtcaataattttcagtttcaattAATTTCCAATCAG gaagagagagatgcaATTTTGTCCAAGATAGAAGTTTCACAGGCGCACTTGGAGTTGTTGAAACGAACTAACGTGCTCAATGATGCCTTTCCTATCTGGCATGATGGAGAATTTGGTACCATCAACAATTTTCGACTTGGACGACTTCCAAAAATTCCG GTTGAGTGGGATGAGATAAATGCTGCCTGGGGTCAAGCCTGCCTTCTCCTCCATACCATGTGTCAATATTTCCGTCCAAGATTTCA ATATCGAATAAAAATACTTCCTATGGGCAGCTACCCTCGGATTAtggacaacaacaacaatactTATGAGCT GTTTGGTCCCGTGAACTTGTTTTGGAGCACTCGGTATGACAAAGCAATGACATTGTTCTTGACATGCCTTAAAGACTTTGCTGAGTTTGCAAATTCCAAGGATCAAGAAAACAACATACCACCTGAAAAATGCTTTAAATTGCCATACAA gaTTGAGAATGACAAAGTGGAAAGCTATTCTATCACTCAAAGCTTCAATAAGCAGGAGAATTGGACTAAAGCTCTAAAGTACACCCTCTGCAATTTGAAATGGGCTCTGTATTGGTTTGTTGGGAATACGAACTTCCAGCCTCTTTCTGCAGTGTCTTCACATGCTGAAGTTCCAGGCGTCAGCTCATTGTACACAAGACGTGGTACCGACTCCAAGTCTGAGTTCCGAAACTCATCTAATCCATGA
- the LOC117618311 gene encoding non-specific lipid-transfer protein 1-like has protein sequence MTRLIGFLAVLLFLSSSANSAPSCPTVTQQVAPCLSFVKGGSDTKPSEECCKECCKGVKELSVNANSRPDREAVCKCLKQVLSSVGNYNPSQVSLLPKKCGLSLNLPPIDKNTDCSK, from the coding sequence ATGACTCGCCTCATCGGATTCCTAGCCGTCCTCTTGTTCCTTTCAAGTTCTGCAAATTCGGCCCCTTCATGCCCTACCGTAACCCAGCAAGTGGCCCCGTGTCTCAGCTTTGTGAAAGGTGGAAGTGACACCAAGCCATCGGAGGAGTGTTGCAAGGAGTGTTGCAAAGGGGTTAAGGAGCTGAGTGTCAATGCTAATTCCAGACCAGACAGGGAAGCTGTGTGCAAGTGCCTTAAGCAAGTGTTGTCTTCCGTTGGAAACTATAATCCCTCTCAAGTCTCTCTTCTTCCCAAGAAATGTGGCCTGTCCCTCAATCTCCCTCCAATTGATAAAAACACTGACTGCTCAAAGTAA